The Antennarius striatus isolate MH-2024 chromosome 20, ASM4005453v1, whole genome shotgun sequence genome includes a region encoding these proteins:
- the vill gene encoding villin-1 isoform X2, producing the protein MSDDNQDAFRNVGKKPGLQIWTINNLQMVPLSAKAFGNFFEGDCYIILYISQNKGSGQSAEIHYWIGKTSSQDEQGAAAIYVTQLDEYLGGTPVQHREVQGNESPRFRSYFKNGLIYKKGGVASGFQHVDTNFYNVLRLLHVKGRKHVTASEVEVSWDSFNNGDIFLLDMGKAIVQWNGPQSNRREKLKAVLLAQDIRDRERGGRAQIGVVEGGNEKDSPELMKAMTAVLGQRSAPLKEATPDDRPDGAPNANVRLYHVFEQGGNLVVQEVATQPLTQDLLHSSDCYILDQRGSSVMVWKGKQASKEERREALNRAVGYIKAKNYPSSTSVEVMAEGGESSMFKHLFKSWRDKGQTQGLGSTYSVGKIAKVDQVKFDVMQLHARPELAAQQRMVDDASGDVQVWRIENLELAEVNPKTYGQFYGGDCYLVLYTYQRSGQQQYILYMWQGRHATKDEITACAYQAVNVDNKYNGAPVQVRVVMGKEPRHFLAIFKGKLIIFEGGTGRPGVVNPDAGARLFQVRGTSELNTKATEVLARASSLNSNDVFLLKTDQTCYLWYGKGCNGDERVMGRAMSDVLSKQDKQVAMEGQEPAEFWVALGGKAPYASDKRLQREEPPHSPRLFECSNQTGTFKMTEVDDFAQSDLDEEDVMLLDTWEEVFLWVGNLANQYETKEAWNCAKEYLQMHPAGRDTDTPIVVVKQGYEPPTFTGWFNAWDPHKWSDLNNSHMNKTPGGIGGGSYEAPGGPISSPPVYRVHGIDQAPKPSSPTSPSTQTTQSPVSTNLGPSSSVSPSSPAGGFASPSTGGTGTYLNPELLINKSPGELPEGVDPSQREDYLSDADFENLLGTSRADFRRLPKWRQADLKKKAGLF; encoded by the exons ATGAGCGATGACAATCAAGACGCGTTCAGGAACGTTGGCAAAAAGCCAGGCCTGCAGATATGGACCATCAAT AATTTGCAGATGGTGCCTCTTTCAGCCAAAGCCTTTGGTAACTTCTTTGAGGGAGACTGTTACATTATTCTTTAT ATAAGTCAGAACAAGGGCTCGGGGCAGTCAGCTGAAATCCACTACTGGATTGGAAAAACCTCCTCCCAGGATGAGCAAGGCGCAGCCGCCATCTACGTCACCCAGCTGGACGAATACTTGGGTGGAACTCCAGTGCAGCACAGAGAGGTGCAGGGCAACGAGTCACCTCGGTTTAGGAGCTACTTCAAAAATGGTCTCAT CTACAAAAAGGGTGGGGTGGCCTCGGGTTTTCAACACGTTGACACAAACTTCTACAACGTCCTGCGATTGCTGCACGTCAAAGGGAGAAAACATGTCACAGCATCGGAG GTGGAGGTGTCATGGGACAGCTTTAACAATGGAGATATATTCCTGCTGGACATGGGGAAAGCAATTGTTCAGTGGAACGGCCCCCAGAGCAACAGGAGAGAGAAGCTGAAG gcagtgctgttggctCAGGACATTCGGGACCGGGAGAGAGGAGGTCGAGCTCAGATCGGTGTGGTCGAAGGAGGAAACGAGAAAGACTCCCCCGAGCTGATGAAGGCCATGACGGCGGTGCTCGGCCAGAGGAGCGCGCCTCTAAAGGAGGCCACTCCTGATGACAGACCTGACGGGGCGCCGAACGCCAACGTCAGACTCTACCA CGTGTTTGAACAAGGTGGGAATCTGGTCGTTCAAGAGGTGGCGACGCAGCCTCTGACGCAAGATCTGCTGCACTCCTCT GACTGTTACATACTGGACCAGAGGGGCTCCAGTGTGATGGTGTGGAAAGGCAAACAGGCCTCCAAGGAGGAGCGGCGAGAAGCTCTCAACAGAGCTGTG GGTTATATCAAAGCCAAAAACTACCCATCTAGCACCAGTGTGGAGGTGATGGCTGAGGGAGGAGAGTCATCGATGTTCAAGCACTTGTTCAAATCCTGGAGAGATAAAGGGCAAACTCAGGGTCTGGGTTCCACCTACAGCGTGGGAAAAATAG CAAAGGTTGACCAGGTCAAGTTTGATGTGATGCAGCTCCATGCACGTCCTGAACTGGCAGCGCAGCAGCGTATGGTGGACGATGCCTCTGGAGATGTTCAG GTGTGGCGTATAGAGAACTTAGAGCTGGCTGAAGTAAATCCAAAAACCTATGGACAGTTTTACGGAGGAGACTGCTACCTGGTGCTGTACACATATCAAAGATCAGGCCAGCAGCAGTATATACTCTACATGTGGCAG GGCCGTCATGCCACCAAAGATGAGATCACAGCATGTGCATACCAGGCTGTCAATGTTGACAACAAGTACAATGGAGCCCCGGTTCAGGTCAGGGTGGTCATGGGGAAGGAGCCTCGCCACTTCCTGGCTATTTTCAAAGGGAAACTCATCATCTTTGAG GGTGGCACAGGCCGACCTGGTGTGGTCAACCCTGACGCAGGTGCCAGGCTCTTCCAGGTGAGGGGGACTAGTGAGCTGAACACCAAGGCCACTGAAGTTCTGGCGAGGGCCTCGTCTCTGAACAGCAACGATGTTTTCCTGCTCAAGACTGACCAGACGTGCTACCTGTGGTACGGAAAG GGCTGCAATGGTGATGAGAGGGTGATGGGCAGAGCGATGTCTGATGTGTTGTCCAAGCAAGACAAGCAGGTGGCAATGGAGGGCCAGGAGCCAGCTGAATTCTGGGTAGCTCTGGGAGGAAAGGCCCCCTATGCCAGTGATAAAAG ACTGCAGAGGGAGGAGCCTCCTCACAGTCCCCGCCTGTTTGAATGCTCCAATCAGACGGGGACGTTCAAGATGACCGAGGTGGACGACTTCGCTCAGAGCGACCTGGACGAGGAGGACGTCATGCTATTGGACACCTGGGAAGAG GTTTTCTTGTGGGTGGGAAACTTAGCCAACCAGTATGAGACCAAGGAGGCGTGGAACTGCGCCAAGGAATACCTCCAGATGCACCCGGCAGGCCGTGACACAGACACCCCAATCGTGGTGGTCAAACAGGGCTACGAGCCCCCCACCTTCACTGGATGGTTCAATGCATGGGATCCTCATAAGTGGAGC GATCTCAACAACTCACATATGAATAAAACTCCTGGTGGGATCGGAGGGGGGAGTTATGAGGCTCCAGGAGGCCCCATTAGCTCTCCTCCGGTATACAGGGTCCATGGAATTGATCAGGCCCCCAAACCCTCTTCTCCCACGAGCCCCTCTACCCAGACGACTCAGTCACCTGTGTCCACAAACCTGGGGCCTTCCTCCAGCGTCTCTCCATCATCCCCAGCTGGTGGATTTGCATCCCCCTCTACTGGTGGAACTGGAACGTATCTGAACCCAGAACTCCTGATTAACAAGTCCCCCGGTGAACTGCCTGAAGGAGTGGACCCCTCCCAGAGAGAG GACTACTTGTCTGATGCGGATTTTGAGAACCTTCTGGGCACCAGTCGGGCTGACTTCAGGCGCCTGCCAAAGTGGAGGCAGGCGGACTTGAAGAAAAAAGCAGGACTGTTCTGA
- the plcd1a gene encoding 1-phosphatidylinositol 4,5-bisphosphate phosphodiesterase delta-1a isoform X2 yields the protein MPPYIVSIDEVDSVRKGRQSEGLNKHTDPGVEEQCFSIIFKGRKKNLDLMASNREEAKQWVSGIDKILSKLRTLSRQQKREHWIINCMRKADKNADNQMTLKELKYFLRHINVEVDDTYAEEIFKKCDTSNSGSLEGPEIKHFYDLLTHREEIDVIYGKYAETRGQMSTRNLLNFLLNEQREQASMEDALKLIEKYEVDETAKQSKRMTKDGFLMYLHQEDGSILNPAHKVIYQDMHQPLNHYFISSSHNTYLMEDQLRGPSSTEAYIKALMKSCRCVELDCWDGANGEPVIYHGYTLTSKVLFRDVIKVIKEFAFKTSDYPVILSLENHCTVEQQKLMAHHLISILGDALVTKPLGDTMPTNFPSPEELKGRFLIKGKRLNKLNTVFNNNNTVEEGTVSEEDEAADVKENGQKAKPKKSKIKLAKQLSDVVVYCKSVHFNGFEHAKDSLSFYEMSSFKESKAFNLADTSATAFIHHNTDKLSRIYPAGSRTDSSNYNPVPMWNVGCQIVALNFQTPHKEMHINQGRFLPNGFSGYILKPEYMRSQSSQFDPDTLPKGPWLQKKVFHVMVISAQQLPKINKDKQKSIVDPLVRVELYGVQADNASKETHHIENNGFNPMWNERFQFNIHVPDLVMVRFVVEDYDSTSQNDLIGQYCLPLTSVQNGYRHIPLLTKRGDVICSAGLFLHLMLIDAE from the exons ATGCCACCCTATATTG TCTCCATTGATGAAGTTGACTCAGTGCGGAAGGGCCGTCAGTCCGAGGGGCTCAACAAACACACCGACCCCGGCGTTGAAGAGCAGTGCTTTTCCATCATCTTCAAAGGTCGCAAGAAAAACCTCGACCTGATGGCATCCAATCGTGAAGAGGCAAAGCAGTGGGTCAGCGGCATCGACAAGATCCTCAGCAAGCTGCGCACCCTCAGCCGCCAGCAGAAGAGAGAGCA CTGGATAATTAACTGCATGCGAAAAGCAGACAAGAATGCTGACAATCAGATGACTCTGAAGGAGCTGAAGTATTTCCTGCGACACATCAACGTTGAAGTGGACGACACTTACGCAGAGGAAATTTTTAAG AAATGCGACACGTCTAATTCAGGCTCGCTAGAGGGTCCAGAGATCAAACATTTCTACGATCTGCTGACGCATCGAGAGGAGATAGATGTGATTTATGGGAAGTACGCGGAAACACGGGGTCAGATGAGCACCAGAAACCTGCTGAACTTCCTACTGAATGAACAGAGAGAACAGGCGTCCATGGAGGATGCGCTAAAGCTGATAGAAAAATACGAAGTGGACGAGACTG CAAAGCAGAGTAAGCGGATGACCAAAGACGGCTTCTTGATGTACCTGCACCAGGAGGACGGCTCCATCTTGAATCCAGCTCATAAAGTGATTTACCAGGACATGCACCAGCCCCTCAACCACtacttcatctcctcctcacacAACACGTACTTGATGGAGGACCAGCTCAGAGGACCCAGCAGCACAGAAGCCTACATAAA AGCACTGATGAAGAGCTGTCGCTGCGTGGAACTGGACTGTTGGGACGGGGCTAATGGCGAGCCTGTTATTTACCACGGCTACACACTCACATCCAAAGTGTTGTTCAGAGATGTTATTAAAGTCATCAAGGAGTTTGCATTCAAA acatCTGACTATCCGGTCATCCTCTCCTTAGAGAACCACTGCACAGTGGAGCAGCAGAAGCTCATGGCGCATCATCTGATCTCCATCCTGGGTGACGCGCTGGTCACAAAGCCTCTGGGGGACACCATGCCCACCAACTTCCCCTCGCCTGAG GAGCTGAAGGGTAGGTTCCTCATCAAGGGAAAGCGACTTAACAAACTGAACACTgtcttcaacaacaacaacactgtcGAGGAAGGCACCGTGTCTGAGGAGGATGAGGCTGCAGATGTTAAGGAAAACGGCCAAAAAGCAAAACCAAAG aaatcaaaaatcaaacttgCCAAACAGCTCTCAGATGTCGTCGTCTACTGCAAGAGTGTCCATTTCAATGGCTTTGAACACGCCAAGGACAGCCTTTCTTTCTATGAGATGTCATCCTTCAAGGAGAGTAAAGCTTTCAACCTGGCAGACACTTCAG CTACTGCATTCATCCATCACAACACGGACAAACTCAGTCGGATCTACCCGGCTGGCTCCAGAACTGACTCCTCCAACTACAACCCAGTGCCCATGTGGAACGTTGGCTGCCAAATAG TGGCATTGAATTTCCAGACTCCCCACAAGGAGATGCACATAAACCAGGGTCGATTTCTGCCCAATGGTTTCTCTGGCTACATCCTGAAACCAGAATATATGAGAAGCCAGTCATCCCAGTTTGATCCCGACACATTACCCAAAGGGCCCTGGCTGCAAAAGAAGGTCTTTCATGTTATG GTAATTTCAGCTCAGCAGTTGCCGAAAatcaacaaagacaaacaaaaatccaTTGTTGACCCTCTGGTGAGAGTCGAGCTTTACGGTGTCCAAGCAGACAATGCCAGCAAGGAGACACACCACATTGAAAACAACG GGTTCAACCCAATGTGGAATGAGAGATTCCAGTTTAATATTCATGTCCCAGACCTGGTGATGGTGCGGTTTGTGGTGGAGGACTATGACTCAACATCCCAGAATGATCTCATTGGGCAGTATTGTCTACCACTCACCAGTGTACAGAACG ggTACCGACACATCCCACTGCTAACCAAAAGAGGAGATGTCATCTGCTCTGCTGGACTGTTTCTGCATCTCATGCTCATCGATGCAGAGTAG
- the vill gene encoding villin-1 isoform X1 — MSDDNQDAFRNVGKKPGLQIWTINNLQMVPLSAKAFGNFFEGDCYIILYISQNKGSGQSAEIHYWIGKTSSQDEQGAAAIYVTQLDEYLGGTPVQHREVQGNESPRFRSYFKNGLIYKKGGVASGFQHVDTNFYNVLRLLHVKGRKHVTASEVEVSWDSFNNGDIFLLDMGKAIVQWNGPQSNRREKLKAVLLAQDIRDRERGGRAQIGVVEGGNEKDSPELMKAMTAVLGQRSAPLKEATPDDRPDGAPNANVRLYHVFEQGGNLVVQEVATQPLTQDLLHSSDCYILDQRGSSVMVWKGKQASKEERREALNRAVGYIKAKNYPSSTSVEVMAEGGESSMFKHLFKSWRDKGQTQGLGSTYSVGKIAKVDQVKFDVMQLHARPELAAQQRMVDDASGDVQVWRIENLELAEVNPKTYGQFYGGDCYLVLYTYQRSGQQQYILYMWQGRHATKDEITACAYQAVNVDNKYNGAPVQVRVVMGKEPRHFLAIFKGKLIIFEGGTGRPGVVNPDAGARLFQVRGTSELNTKATEVLARASSLNSNDVFLLKTDQTCYLWYGKGCNGDERVMGRAMSDVLSKQDKQVAMEGQEPAEFWVALGGKAPYASDKRLQREEPPHSPRLFECSNQTGTFKMTEVDDFAQSDLDEEDVMLLDTWEEVFLWVGNLANQYETKEAWNCAKEYLQMHPAGRDTDTPIVVVKQGYEPPTFTGWFNAWDPHKWSEGNSYEEMKKKLSDASLSQITVDLNNSHMNKTPGGIGGGSYEAPGGPISSPPVYRVHGIDQAPKPSSPTSPSTQTTQSPVSTNLGPSSSVSPSSPAGGFASPSTGGTGTYLNPELLINKSPGELPEGVDPSQREDYLSDADFENLLGTSRADFRRLPKWRQADLKKKAGLF; from the exons ATGAGCGATGACAATCAAGACGCGTTCAGGAACGTTGGCAAAAAGCCAGGCCTGCAGATATGGACCATCAAT AATTTGCAGATGGTGCCTCTTTCAGCCAAAGCCTTTGGTAACTTCTTTGAGGGAGACTGTTACATTATTCTTTAT ATAAGTCAGAACAAGGGCTCGGGGCAGTCAGCTGAAATCCACTACTGGATTGGAAAAACCTCCTCCCAGGATGAGCAAGGCGCAGCCGCCATCTACGTCACCCAGCTGGACGAATACTTGGGTGGAACTCCAGTGCAGCACAGAGAGGTGCAGGGCAACGAGTCACCTCGGTTTAGGAGCTACTTCAAAAATGGTCTCAT CTACAAAAAGGGTGGGGTGGCCTCGGGTTTTCAACACGTTGACACAAACTTCTACAACGTCCTGCGATTGCTGCACGTCAAAGGGAGAAAACATGTCACAGCATCGGAG GTGGAGGTGTCATGGGACAGCTTTAACAATGGAGATATATTCCTGCTGGACATGGGGAAAGCAATTGTTCAGTGGAACGGCCCCCAGAGCAACAGGAGAGAGAAGCTGAAG gcagtgctgttggctCAGGACATTCGGGACCGGGAGAGAGGAGGTCGAGCTCAGATCGGTGTGGTCGAAGGAGGAAACGAGAAAGACTCCCCCGAGCTGATGAAGGCCATGACGGCGGTGCTCGGCCAGAGGAGCGCGCCTCTAAAGGAGGCCACTCCTGATGACAGACCTGACGGGGCGCCGAACGCCAACGTCAGACTCTACCA CGTGTTTGAACAAGGTGGGAATCTGGTCGTTCAAGAGGTGGCGACGCAGCCTCTGACGCAAGATCTGCTGCACTCCTCT GACTGTTACATACTGGACCAGAGGGGCTCCAGTGTGATGGTGTGGAAAGGCAAACAGGCCTCCAAGGAGGAGCGGCGAGAAGCTCTCAACAGAGCTGTG GGTTATATCAAAGCCAAAAACTACCCATCTAGCACCAGTGTGGAGGTGATGGCTGAGGGAGGAGAGTCATCGATGTTCAAGCACTTGTTCAAATCCTGGAGAGATAAAGGGCAAACTCAGGGTCTGGGTTCCACCTACAGCGTGGGAAAAATAG CAAAGGTTGACCAGGTCAAGTTTGATGTGATGCAGCTCCATGCACGTCCTGAACTGGCAGCGCAGCAGCGTATGGTGGACGATGCCTCTGGAGATGTTCAG GTGTGGCGTATAGAGAACTTAGAGCTGGCTGAAGTAAATCCAAAAACCTATGGACAGTTTTACGGAGGAGACTGCTACCTGGTGCTGTACACATATCAAAGATCAGGCCAGCAGCAGTATATACTCTACATGTGGCAG GGCCGTCATGCCACCAAAGATGAGATCACAGCATGTGCATACCAGGCTGTCAATGTTGACAACAAGTACAATGGAGCCCCGGTTCAGGTCAGGGTGGTCATGGGGAAGGAGCCTCGCCACTTCCTGGCTATTTTCAAAGGGAAACTCATCATCTTTGAG GGTGGCACAGGCCGACCTGGTGTGGTCAACCCTGACGCAGGTGCCAGGCTCTTCCAGGTGAGGGGGACTAGTGAGCTGAACACCAAGGCCACTGAAGTTCTGGCGAGGGCCTCGTCTCTGAACAGCAACGATGTTTTCCTGCTCAAGACTGACCAGACGTGCTACCTGTGGTACGGAAAG GGCTGCAATGGTGATGAGAGGGTGATGGGCAGAGCGATGTCTGATGTGTTGTCCAAGCAAGACAAGCAGGTGGCAATGGAGGGCCAGGAGCCAGCTGAATTCTGGGTAGCTCTGGGAGGAAAGGCCCCCTATGCCAGTGATAAAAG ACTGCAGAGGGAGGAGCCTCCTCACAGTCCCCGCCTGTTTGAATGCTCCAATCAGACGGGGACGTTCAAGATGACCGAGGTGGACGACTTCGCTCAGAGCGACCTGGACGAGGAGGACGTCATGCTATTGGACACCTGGGAAGAG GTTTTCTTGTGGGTGGGAAACTTAGCCAACCAGTATGAGACCAAGGAGGCGTGGAACTGCGCCAAGGAATACCTCCAGATGCACCCGGCAGGCCGTGACACAGACACCCCAATCGTGGTGGTCAAACAGGGCTACGAGCCCCCCACCTTCACTGGATGGTTCAATGCATGGGATCCTCATAAGTGGAGC GAAGGCAACTCCTATgaggagatgaaaaaaaagctGAGCGATGCATCTCTCTCACAGATCACTGTA GATCTCAACAACTCACATATGAATAAAACTCCTGGTGGGATCGGAGGGGGGAGTTATGAGGCTCCAGGAGGCCCCATTAGCTCTCCTCCGGTATACAGGGTCCATGGAATTGATCAGGCCCCCAAACCCTCTTCTCCCACGAGCCCCTCTACCCAGACGACTCAGTCACCTGTGTCCACAAACCTGGGGCCTTCCTCCAGCGTCTCTCCATCATCCCCAGCTGGTGGATTTGCATCCCCCTCTACTGGTGGAACTGGAACGTATCTGAACCCAGAACTCCTGATTAACAAGTCCCCCGGTGAACTGCCTGAAGGAGTGGACCCCTCCCAGAGAGAG GACTACTTGTCTGATGCGGATTTTGAGAACCTTCTGGGCACCAGTCGGGCTGACTTCAGGCGCCTGCCAAAGTGGAGGCAGGCGGACTTGAAGAAAAAAGCAGGACTGTTCTGA
- the plcd1a gene encoding 1-phosphatidylinositol 4,5-bisphosphate phosphodiesterase delta-1a isoform X1 produces MSCLDKGPKRTKSQELAFQEQIKKVAQENGRRLGLEGDADLNFLLVGGELIKIRSSTWKKCRFFKLQEDCKTFWHESHKTFRRNNTFSIDEVDSVRKGRQSEGLNKHTDPGVEEQCFSIIFKGRKKNLDLMASNREEAKQWVSGIDKILSKLRTLSRQQKREHWIINCMRKADKNADNQMTLKELKYFLRHINVEVDDTYAEEIFKKCDTSNSGSLEGPEIKHFYDLLTHREEIDVIYGKYAETRGQMSTRNLLNFLLNEQREQASMEDALKLIEKYEVDETAKQSKRMTKDGFLMYLHQEDGSILNPAHKVIYQDMHQPLNHYFISSSHNTYLMEDQLRGPSSTEAYIKALMKSCRCVELDCWDGANGEPVIYHGYTLTSKVLFRDVIKVIKEFAFKTSDYPVILSLENHCTVEQQKLMAHHLISILGDALVTKPLGDTMPTNFPSPEELKGRFLIKGKRLNKLNTVFNNNNTVEEGTVSEEDEAADVKENGQKAKPKKSKIKLAKQLSDVVVYCKSVHFNGFEHAKDSLSFYEMSSFKESKAFNLADTSATAFIHHNTDKLSRIYPAGSRTDSSNYNPVPMWNVGCQIVALNFQTPHKEMHINQGRFLPNGFSGYILKPEYMRSQSSQFDPDTLPKGPWLQKKVFHVMVISAQQLPKINKDKQKSIVDPLVRVELYGVQADNASKETHHIENNGFNPMWNERFQFNIHVPDLVMVRFVVEDYDSTSQNDLIGQYCLPLTSVQNGYRHIPLLTKRGDVICSAGLFLHLMLIDAE; encoded by the exons ATGTCTTGTTTGGATAAAGGTCCGAAAAGAACTAAATCACAGGAACTCGCTTTTCAGGAGCAGATCAAAAAAGTTGCGCAGGAAAATGGAAGACGCCTAG GTTTGGAGGGAGATGCGGATCTCAATTTCCTTCTGGTTGGTGGCGAGCTCATCAAGATTCGCTCCAGCACATGGAAAAAGTGTCGCTTCTTCAAATTGCAGGAAGACTGCAAGACATTCTGGCATGAGTCCCACAAAACATTCAGGCGAAACAACACGT TCTCCATTGATGAAGTTGACTCAGTGCGGAAGGGCCGTCAGTCCGAGGGGCTCAACAAACACACCGACCCCGGCGTTGAAGAGCAGTGCTTTTCCATCATCTTCAAAGGTCGCAAGAAAAACCTCGACCTGATGGCATCCAATCGTGAAGAGGCAAAGCAGTGGGTCAGCGGCATCGACAAGATCCTCAGCAAGCTGCGCACCCTCAGCCGCCAGCAGAAGAGAGAGCA CTGGATAATTAACTGCATGCGAAAAGCAGACAAGAATGCTGACAATCAGATGACTCTGAAGGAGCTGAAGTATTTCCTGCGACACATCAACGTTGAAGTGGACGACACTTACGCAGAGGAAATTTTTAAG AAATGCGACACGTCTAATTCAGGCTCGCTAGAGGGTCCAGAGATCAAACATTTCTACGATCTGCTGACGCATCGAGAGGAGATAGATGTGATTTATGGGAAGTACGCGGAAACACGGGGTCAGATGAGCACCAGAAACCTGCTGAACTTCCTACTGAATGAACAGAGAGAACAGGCGTCCATGGAGGATGCGCTAAAGCTGATAGAAAAATACGAAGTGGACGAGACTG CAAAGCAGAGTAAGCGGATGACCAAAGACGGCTTCTTGATGTACCTGCACCAGGAGGACGGCTCCATCTTGAATCCAGCTCATAAAGTGATTTACCAGGACATGCACCAGCCCCTCAACCACtacttcatctcctcctcacacAACACGTACTTGATGGAGGACCAGCTCAGAGGACCCAGCAGCACAGAAGCCTACATAAA AGCACTGATGAAGAGCTGTCGCTGCGTGGAACTGGACTGTTGGGACGGGGCTAATGGCGAGCCTGTTATTTACCACGGCTACACACTCACATCCAAAGTGTTGTTCAGAGATGTTATTAAAGTCATCAAGGAGTTTGCATTCAAA acatCTGACTATCCGGTCATCCTCTCCTTAGAGAACCACTGCACAGTGGAGCAGCAGAAGCTCATGGCGCATCATCTGATCTCCATCCTGGGTGACGCGCTGGTCACAAAGCCTCTGGGGGACACCATGCCCACCAACTTCCCCTCGCCTGAG GAGCTGAAGGGTAGGTTCCTCATCAAGGGAAAGCGACTTAACAAACTGAACACTgtcttcaacaacaacaacactgtcGAGGAAGGCACCGTGTCTGAGGAGGATGAGGCTGCAGATGTTAAGGAAAACGGCCAAAAAGCAAAACCAAAG aaatcaaaaatcaaacttgCCAAACAGCTCTCAGATGTCGTCGTCTACTGCAAGAGTGTCCATTTCAATGGCTTTGAACACGCCAAGGACAGCCTTTCTTTCTATGAGATGTCATCCTTCAAGGAGAGTAAAGCTTTCAACCTGGCAGACACTTCAG CTACTGCATTCATCCATCACAACACGGACAAACTCAGTCGGATCTACCCGGCTGGCTCCAGAACTGACTCCTCCAACTACAACCCAGTGCCCATGTGGAACGTTGGCTGCCAAATAG TGGCATTGAATTTCCAGACTCCCCACAAGGAGATGCACATAAACCAGGGTCGATTTCTGCCCAATGGTTTCTCTGGCTACATCCTGAAACCAGAATATATGAGAAGCCAGTCATCCCAGTTTGATCCCGACACATTACCCAAAGGGCCCTGGCTGCAAAAGAAGGTCTTTCATGTTATG GTAATTTCAGCTCAGCAGTTGCCGAAAatcaacaaagacaaacaaaaatccaTTGTTGACCCTCTGGTGAGAGTCGAGCTTTACGGTGTCCAAGCAGACAATGCCAGCAAGGAGACACACCACATTGAAAACAACG GGTTCAACCCAATGTGGAATGAGAGATTCCAGTTTAATATTCATGTCCCAGACCTGGTGATGGTGCGGTTTGTGGTGGAGGACTATGACTCAACATCCCAGAATGATCTCATTGGGCAGTATTGTCTACCACTCACCAGTGTACAGAACG ggTACCGACACATCCCACTGCTAACCAAAAGAGGAGATGTCATCTGCTCTGCTGGACTGTTTCTGCATCTCATGCTCATCGATGCAGAGTAG